In a genomic window of Tripterygium wilfordii isolate XIE 37 chromosome 8, ASM1340144v1, whole genome shotgun sequence:
- the LOC120003743 gene encoding UPF0481 protein At3g47200-like — MEDHKKRYLISFFQRTENPNAIVDFCYDDLLNVYEAVSACYLEPILYDKHELAKILLHDARFMLELFIRYEMGTYMENDPIFTTGWMMSTLQRDLVLLENQIPFFVLKSMFKLAFPAGYANDRPTFLNEIALKLFKLMLNISEEAILEKCRENGNHLLHLLYKCCLPRNTIRWSIVAKWDPIHCATSLRQAGVVFQKNMTNDLFDLQFHNGTFKIPPLCIYDATDSVFRNLIAFEQCQRDSIYYITSYMRLMDTLIDTPNDVELLQREGIILNNLGNGDDVSNLFNNMCKEICWGEYFYLAKLCNDVNAYAESPWHRYIAAARRDYFKNPWSIISFLAAVILIVLTLLQTLYTLLSYYQG; from the coding sequence ATGGAGGATCACAAAAAGCGGTACCTAATCTCCTTCTTCCAGCGTACGGAAAACCCTAATGCAATTGTCGATTTTTGTTACGATGACCTcttaaatgtttatgaagcagtcaGCGCTTGCTATTTAGAACCAATCCTGTATGATAAACACGAGCTTGCGAAAATCTTATTACATGATGCTAGGTTTATGCTTGAGCTTTTCATTAGATATGAAATGGGTACGTACATGGAAAACGATCCCATATTCACGACTGGTTGGATGATGTCGACACTGCAGCGTGACTTGGTGCTTCTGGAGAATCAGATTCCCTTCTTTGTTCTAAAATCTATGTTTAAGCTTGCATTCCCGGCTGGTTATGCTAATGATCGTCCAACATTTCTCAATGAGATAGCTCTTAAACTTTTCAAGTTAATGTTGAATATCAGCGAAGAAGCAATCCTCGAAAAATGCCGGGAAAATGGCAACCACTTGCTTCACTTGTTGTACAAATGTTGCCTTCCTCGAAATACTATACGTTGGTCAATTGTGGCAAAATGGGACCCCATTCATTGTGCAACATCACTCAGACAGGCTGGGGTAGTGTTTCAAAAGAATATGACAAACGACTTGTTCGACTTACAATTCCACAATGGCACATTCAAAATTCCACCGCTGTGCATTTATGACGCTACTGATTCAGTCTTCAGGAACCTTATAGCTTTCGAGCAATGTCAACGGGacagtatatattatattacatcATACATGAGACTCATGGATACACTGATCGATACACCAAATGATGTCGAGTTACTTCAACGGGAGGGAATCATTCTGAATAATTTGGGTAATGGAGATGATGTTTCGAATCTCTTCAACAATATGTGCAAGGAAATATGTTGGGGAGAGTACTTCTATTTAGCAAAATTATGCAATGATGTTAATGCCTACGCTGAGTCCCCTTGGCATCGTTATATAGCTGCAGCGAGACGTGACTACTTTAAAAATCCATGGAGTATTATTTCCTTTCTGGCTGCCGTTATACTCATTGTTCTTACTCTCTTGCAGACCCTTTATACTCTACTTTCTTATTACCAAGGGTGA
- the LOC120003744 gene encoding uncharacterized protein LOC120003744, whose protein sequence is MRSLSTVLTNIGTSNGGGRGPNTTIGSANGGGVCLNTNIGSANGCTVSVNTPPSSFSSSSIPLQFGNLKYDPSLLSTSNLKFPINPPQLTSSSSSEARISSSDFPKLQHLIKHAIDAGLLRSKCRNCGNSVQHCCEQTLLKPVSSLPPPPSNS, encoded by the exons ATGCGATCCCTTTCTACCGTCCTCACTAATATTGGTACCTCTAATGGTGGCGGCAGAGGTCCTAATACTACTATTGGCAGCGCTAATGGTGGCGGCGTCTGTCTTAATACTAATATTGGTAGCGCTAATGGATGCACCGTATCCGTTAATACACCTCCTTcatccttctcctcctcctcaattCCACTTCAGTTCGGAAATTTAAAGTATGACCCATCATTGCTCAGTACTAGTAACCTCAAATTCCCCATTAACCCACCACAACTTACCTCATCATCGTCATCGGAGGCGCGCATATCTAGCTCTGATTTCCCTAAGTTGCAACATCTTATCAAGCATGCCATCGACGCAG GTCTTTTGCGGAGCAAATGCAGAAACTGCGGTAACTCTGTTCAGCATTGTTGTGAACAAACCTTACTCAAACCAGTTTCCTCTCTCCCTCCTCCGCCTTCTAATTCATAA
- the LOC120003742 gene encoding UPF0481 protein At3g47200-like produces MEEPAHNPSLKDKWIIDIESELEKTSPISSSWSICKVPINLRSVNEEAYTPRILSIGPIHHHQDKKFLRMEDHKRWYLNELFTRAGKSNEILGVFYDTILNLDKDVRACYAEPIVYDKQELAKILLYDAGFMLELFLRDSFPDSRKLDDPIFTTTWMIAPLLRDLALLENQIPFFVLESLFKLIAPPETAGITTLNELALNFFKPILNIKEEVFPAKCRQNGIHLLHLLYNCYLPSNPRHSRNEEAWEFTHSATSLRRAGVEFEENSTNDLLDLQFNNGTFKIPPLHIYDYTDSHFRNLMAFEQCQKDSKHYITSYIMVMDKLIDTTYDVELLKRKGIIFNELGGGDDVSNMFNNICKEIVLKDFYFQELCNNVNAYAKSPWPRNKAILSRKYFNNPWSITSFVAAVALILLTFLQTLYSMLSYHTS; encoded by the coding sequence ATGGAGGAACCAGCTCATAATCCTTCTCTAAAGGATAAATGGATAATCGACATTGAAAGTGAACTCGAGAAAACGTCTCCGATATCTTCAAGTTGGAGCATCTGCAAAGTTCCGATAAACCTTCGATCGGTAAATGAAGAAGCTTATACTCCTCGGATTCTCTCAATTGGACCAATCCACCATCATCAAGACAAAAAGTTCTTGCGTATGGAGGATCACAAACGGTGGTACCTAAACGAACTCTTCACGCGTGCGGgaaaatcaaatgaaattctCGGTGTTTTTTACGATACCATCTTAAATCTTGATAAAGATGTCCGCGCTTGCTATGCAGAACCTATCGTGTATGATAAACAGGAGCTTGCGAAAATCTTATTATATGATGCAGGGTTTATGCTCGAGCTTTTCCTCAGAGACTCCTTTCCAGATTCGAGAAAACTAGATGATCCCATATTCACAACTACTTGGATGATCGCACCGCTGCTGCGTGACTTGGCGCTTCTAGAGAATCAGATTCCTTTCTTTGTTCTAGAATCTTTGTTTAAGCTTATAGCACCGCCCGAAACTGCTGGTATTACAACGCTCAATGAGCTTGCTCTTAATTTTTTCAAGCCAATTTTGAATATCAAGGAAGAAGTATTCCCCGCAAAATGCAGGCAGAACGGCATCCACTTGCTTCACTTGTTGTACAATTGTTATCTTCCTTCAAATCCCAGACATTCAAGAAATGAGGAAGCATGGGAATTCACACATTCTGCAACATCACTCCGTCGGGCTGGGGTAGAGTTTGAAGAGAATTCGACAAACGACTTGTTGGACTTACAATTCAACAACGGCACATTCAAAATTCCACCGCTGCACATTTATGACTATACTGATTCACATTTCAGGAACCTTATGGCTTTCGAACAATGTCAAAAAGACAGTAAACATTATATTACATCATACATCATGGTCATGGATAAACTGATCGATACAACATATGATGTCGAGCTACTTAAACGAAAGGGAATCATTTTCAATGAATTGGGTGGCGGAGATGATGTTTCGAATATGTTTAACAATATTTGCAAGGAAATAGTTTTGAAAGACTTCTATTTTCAAGAATTATGCAATAACGTTAATGCTTACGCTAAGTCCCCTTGGCCCCGTAATAAAGCTATATTGAGTCGTAAGTACTTTAACAATCCATGGAGTATCACGTCCTTCGTGGCTGCAGTTGCACTTATTCTTCTTACTTTCTTGCAGACCCTGTATTCTATGCTTTCTTATCACACAAGTTGA
- the LOC120003635 gene encoding UPF0481 protein At3g47200-like, which produces MGEPAKSPPPPEIDWLIDIKRGLSEPPTTSSSWSICKVPIPLRLVNEDAYTPHIVSIGPIHHKAERTLPMEDHKKRYLISFFQRTKNPEAIVDVCYNDLLNVDEKVRACYLEPILYDKHELAKILLHDAVFMLEVFMRYATGEYMENDPILTTGWIMSTLHRDLVLLENQIPFFVLNSMFTLASPTYYANHSARSLALRYLDSLLVIGQAIFKKSGEHDNHLLHLLYKCYLPPDTLGSSIVAEWDSVHCATSLTQAGVVFQKSTDNDLFDIQFHNGTFKIPPLSIYESTDSIFRNLVAFEQCQRDSTYYITSYMRLMDTLIDTPNDVELLQREGIIVNYLGNGKNVSNLFNNMCKEISWDNFYFAELCCDVNAYAESPWHHYIAAARRDYFKNPWSIISFLAAVILIVLTLLQTLYTLLSYYQG; this is translated from the coding sequence ATGGGGGAACCAGCTAAGAGTCCTCCTCCTCCAGAAATAGATTGGTTGATTGACATTAAAAGGGGGCTCAGTGAACCACCTACAACATCTTCAAGTTGGAGTATCTGCAAAGTTCCGATACCCCTTCGATTGGTAAATGAAGATGCTTACACTCCTCATATTGTCTCAATTGGACCAATCCACCATAAAGCCGAAAGGACATTACCGATGGAGGATCACAAAAAGCGGTACCTAATCTCCTTCTTCCAGCGTACGAAAAACCCTGAAGCTATTGTCGATGTTTGTTACAATGACCTCTTAAATGTTGATGAGAAAGTCCGCGCTTGCTATTTAGAACCAATCCTGTATGATAAACACGAGCTTGCGAAAATCTTATTACATGATGCTGTGTTTATGCTTGAGGTTTTCATGAGATACGCAACGGGTGAGTACATGGAAAACGATCCCATATTGACGACTGGTTGGATAATGTCGACACTGCATCGTGACTTGGTGCTTCTGGAGAATCAGATTCCCTTCTTTGTTCTAAACTCTATGTTTACGCTTGCATCCCCGACTTATTATGCTAATCATAGTGCAAGATCTCTCGCTCTTCGATATTTGGACTCTTTGTTGGTTATCGGACAAGCAATCTTCAAAAAAAGCGGGGAGCATGACAACCACTTGCTTCACTTGTTGTACAAATGTTATCTTCCTCCAGATACTTTAGGTTCATCAATTGTTGCAGAATGGGACTCCGTTCATTGTGCAACATCACTCACACAGGCTGGGGTAGTGTTTCAAAAGAGTACGGACAACGACTTGTTCGACATACAATTCCACAACGGCACATTCAAAATTCCACCGCTGTCCATTTATGAATCTACTGACTCAATCTTCAGGAACCTTGTAGCTTTCGAGCAATGTCAACGGGACAGTACATATTATATTACATCATACATGAGACTCATGGATACACTGATCGATACACCAAATGATGTCGAGTTACTTCAACGGGAGGGAATCATTGTGAATTATTTGGGTAATGGTAAAAATGTTTCGAATCTCTTCAACAATATGTGCAAGGAAATATCTTGGGATAACTTCTATTTCGCAGAATTATGCTGTGATGTTAATGCCTACGCAGAGTCCCCTTGGCATCATTATATAGCTGCAGCGAGACGTGACTACTTTAAAAATCCATGGAGTATTATTTCCTTTCTGGCTGCCGTTATACTCATTGTTCTTACTCTCTTGCAGACCCTTTATACTCTACTTTCTTATTACCAAGGGTGA